Genomic window (Desulfovibrio sp. TomC):
GTGCATGGCGTTTACGAGAGTTATCTCTGCCATTCTACTTCAGGAGGAATCGTTGTGAAACTCACGGACAAGAACTATACTTGAAAAGATACAACTGCTAGCTGAAAAAATACCAAGCCATAAGCCTTGAAATTAAACATTTTATTTAAAAATATGATGGAATAGAAACGATCTTTTATGATGGCAGGATATTTTTACTGGCCGCCAATCATGGCTGGATACATGAGCACTTCATGTCATTAGTTATTTGGCTAATTTCGACAACGATTGTCATATTGTTTGAAACACTCGCGGTGTGAAACCGTAAGCTTTTTCCGTCATGTTGCCAGAGATCGATGATTTCACCCTGGACAAGACTTCCGGACAAAAGAGGCGGTCCGTATCGCGCTGAGACTTGAGCGACTAAATTCTTATACTGGTCTATGCTCATTGCATCCGTTTCAAAACTAGCCTCATAAAATACGTCATTTACAAAAGAATAATCAATCCATTTTACATCTATTCCAAAAAAATTGTCACGACGGTCTGTTCGTATCGAGTAGTTCTTGTCGTGATTGGCTATTTTTGCTTTATCTTTGCCGAGCAATTCTTCCGGAACTGGATTTCCAAACTTTAGATCGCCAAATCCATCAGGGAGTGATTCGGCGCTAACAGAGTATGACGTGCTAAAAAGAAAAATTAGTACAGTTAAAAGCAATAGGTATTTTTTCATTTAAAAACTCCTTGGCCCTGTTTAAGTATGTACGCTGACCAATGCCCGGGGTCAACGGCATACTGTATGTTTGAGACCAGCGGAAGAGGTGTTAGCTCCTCTCGCTGGCCCCAGGGCTGATTTTTTGCAAAGTGTACGCCTTTGATCCCATACAGGCCGAATATCTTATTTGGCATCACCTAAGACAACATTATTGCCGGCTTGTTCCCACCCAGAAAGACCTTCTGATGAGGCGATCACGTTTTTAAAGCCATTACTCTTCATAAAAGTTATTGCTTGTGGAGTCCACCGTCCTGCAAAACAATAGACCAAGTAGGTCTTACTCTTATCCATCATCTGGATGTTCTTTTCAAAATCAGGATGATTTGCAGGCATGTTTATTGCCCCGTCGATGTGGCGTTGCGCAAAAGCCGGCGCGGGGCTTACATCGAGAATGACAAAGTTATCATTTGCTTTGTTTTCCGCAATGAATTTCTTCATTGACTTTGTATCTAATTGATTCGCTGTCTGAGTGACTACACTATTGCCAGCCTTCATCCAACCCTCTTTCCCTTCTGCCGAAGCAAAGAGGTTTTCAAAACCATTTCTTTTCATGACCTCGATGGCCTTTGGAGTCCATTTCATTTTATGGCAATACACGAGATAACTTTTGTTTTTGTCGAGCTTTTGTATGTTTTCTTCAAAGTTTTGGCTTTCTGCCGGCAATGAAATGGCTCCTTCAAGATGACTGCTTTCGTAAGACACTGTTGGACTTACGTCAATTACTACGAAGTTTTTATTGTTAGCATTCTCGGAAATGACAGACTTCATTGTTTCCGTATCGCAATTTTGAACGTCTGCTAATGCGAGACTGCTTAGACCAAGCAAAAAAAATATAGCCAAAACAATATGGCGCTTAATAGTCACAATGTACTCCGTGTTAGTCGTTCCGTTGTTGCAAGGTTATTTATTTTTATCGGCTGGGCAGCAGGCTTCTTCTGCACTCAACACTTTTTGCGCAGTAACATTAAATTCGGTAGCAGCTGGACACACGTTCAATCCGCATTGGAACAATGTAGCTACCGAAAAACAAAGACATGCCCCCACAGCTAGACCAAAAAATCCTTTTTTGTATCGAGATAAAACTATTGTTTCCTCATGATTTTTTTGAGCACCCATAACAAGCGTCAAGCTTGAAGCTAGGATACAGCTCATAAACACAAGGAATGCCCAAGTATACGTGTGGACTCCAAACACAACAGGGCCGAATCCTGGGTTTCCAGGCATTATATAGGAAAGAATTTGCCGAACAGAAACAGAAGCTCCAAACAGAGAAAAAATTATAATTAGCCCATAGTGGCTTGCTCTTTGGCCAAACTTTATGTTCATGAGCAGCAATGTAACGATAATAAACATGGCCATTCTTTGCCAAGTACACAAACGGCACGGCTGTTCGCCAATAAAGAATTGGATATAAAGCGATCCTAGTAAGACACACATTATCACAGTAATCCAGACAAGGTTACAAAAAACTATAAACTTCGAAATTTTCATCTCATAGTCCTTAGAGGGATATATTTAAATAGAAATTGATGTTGTAAACATACCACATGATAACGACAGGGAGGAGTGCGACAAGAATATAAATGGCTTGCTTTCTGTGCCCTAGGTACGTCAATACCATTGAGGCAGAAATTGCAAAGAAAAAAAATGCGTCCAAGGGGCATTCTCCTTTAAATATTGCTTTTGAAAACCGACTAATCCCAGAGATTTTTGCGAGACCGATGGCTTGTGAATTGTTTTGTCAGGATGCTTGTAGCCGCGATACGTCCGCCAATGCATTCTTTTGCCTCCGAAATATTCACAATAGAGTAATAAGCCTCATTGGAAAATATTCTTCGAGGATTGGCTCATTCCGAACGCCTGCCCCCCCTGACCAACTCGGAGATTTGCCTCCCCTTAAGCATTTTTTGTTCCAACAAATTTGTCCATAATTACAGCACTGTGGCATCGACGCATCTCGATTGTGTAAGATAATCATGCAGTTATTTAGTTGTATGCTCATTTTCCATACACAGAGTGTGTCTACAAATCTTACAAACCACTGCAATTCCATACTTTTCTGTAGGGATATTGAGTGTTGGTGTGTCTTCCGAAAGGAAGGAAAGTTCTGCATCCTTTTTTCTCGGATTCCGTCTTCCTCCAAAAGCCGCACATTTTGTGGGTACAGGAGAACTCAGATGAAAGAGCATTGCGATGTCGAGATCAGAGAATCAATCCGTACAAAATACGCCGAGACAGCCTTGTCCGGGAAGTCCGGCTGTGGCTGCGGGAGCGGATGCGGTGGCCCAAACAGCGCCACTTCATCGGAGGATTTGGCTCGGATGGCCGGGTATGCCACGGCGGAAGTGCAAAGTGTCCCGGAAGGGGCGAACATGGGCCTCGGCTGCGGCAATCCGCAAGCCATAGCCGCATTACGCCCGGGCGAGGTTGTCGTGGACCTGGGCAGCGGCGGTGGTTTCGACTGTTTTCTTGCGGCCAGACAGGTGGGGGAAACCGGGCGCGTCATCGGTGTGGACATGACGCCGGAGATGGTTGAAAAAGCGAGAAGAAATGCGGTAACTGCACAATGCGGCAACGTGTCGTTTCGCCTTGGCGAGATCGAATATCTTCCGGTCCCCGACGGCATCGCCGATGTCGTGCTTTCCAACTGCGTGGTGAACCTGAGCACGGACAAGGCCCAGGTATTCCGGGAGGCGTATCGGGTACTCAAGCCCGGCGGGCGACTGGCCATATCGGATATCGTGGCGACGGAGGAACTCCCCGAAACGGTGCGTCGGGACATCAAGCTGCATGCGGCCTGTGTGGCCGGAGCCGAGCGAATTGTTGTGCTCGAAGCGATGATGCGAGAAGCCGGATTCAGGCAAGTTTCCATCCGTCCACGGCCGGAAACCAAAGCACTGCTTGCGGCGTGGCTTCCGGGACTTAACTTGGAGAATAGCCTTGCCTCGGCGAGCATCGAGGCCGTCAAGGCTTAGGGACGGTTGTCATGCAGGAAGAGCTGGAAATCATGTGGATTGCGCATCGGGATGAACTCAGGGCTTTCATCACCCGGCGGGTGCTTTGTCAGGCTGCCGTGGACGATATCCTGCAAGACGTATTCTTAAAGACCTTATCTCATTTGGCACAAAGCCATGTTACGCAACCGCGAGGCTGGCTTTTCGCGGTTGCCCGAACAACTATTGCCGACCATTATCGCGGCAAGCGTCCCACGGTCGAACTCCCGCCGTCGCTGGCCTCTGCAAGCCCTGACCCGAGTGTGGGTTCCCCCAAAGAAATGGGAGCTTGCCTGAAGCCGATGATCGAAGCCTTGCCGGAGAAGATGCGAGCACCATTGGTTATGGCCGATTACGAGGGGATGCGACAACGGGAGGTGGCCAGCCGGCTGGGTATCTCCCTGGCTGCGGTCAAGTCCCGCGTTTTGCGGGCGAGGCTGCAAATGCGACGCATGATCGAGGATTGTTGCCAGTTGGAGTTGGATGCCCGGGGAAGCATCACGGATTTTGTCGTCAAACCGGGAGGATGTTCCCGGTGGAGTGCCGTGGGCACCGAAAACTGATGCGTCAAGCCTCGCATCAGTTGGAGGTTGGGCACAACGCCGATACAGACTCCATCCCCGACGCATTCATCATGTCTACCCCAAAAATGGCTGCCCCGGGGAGGACTTCGGGGCAGCCAGGTGGAGGGGTGAGACGGAAATACTGTCAGCGTTTACGGGCTATCAGAACATCGCATTTGGCGTGGGCCGCAACTTTGCTGGAGACGCTGCCGAGGAGAAACCGCTCAATGCCATGTGTTCCTCTGGAGCCAAGAACGATCAGGTCCGCGTCAAGTGTCTCGGCGGCTTCCAGGATTTTGCCCGCAGGATGCCCAAATTCCAGTATCGACTGGGCGCGTATCCCCTTGTCGGCCAGTAACGCGCAAGCCTTGTCCAACAGCTCTTTGCATTCTTTGGCGAATGCGTTGTTTACCGTCTCGCAGTAGCCTTCCGGAAATCCAGCCGCCGAGCAACTGAGTTCCGGGATCACAGAGATGACAAATAATTGCGCGTCGAGCGTTTGGGCCAGCCTAGCCGCACGCTCCATGGCAACTTCGGCATAATCGGAGTTGTCGTAGGCGAGAAGTATTTTCACGCGATACTCCTTTAAGCGAGTGGCTTTGTTCGGTTGGCATAACGATGCCTGGACTGACGCGGCAACATCAAAACGGGCTGCCCGAACGCACTACCAGGGCAGCCCGTATGCGCCGCGCTGCCGCTACACCTTCACCAGTTTCACCTGGGTTTGGTAAAACACTGCCGAGCCGCCCACTTTGTCCACAAGACAGGTGTTCTTGAGCACTGGGTCCACCCGCATGGCCGCATTGCCGTGCACGCCCGTGGCCCGGCGCGGGTCGGGCGTAATGGCCTGGCCGTCAATTTGCCACTGCCCAGCGCCGTAGGCCCAGTGTCCGTGCCCCAGGGAGAAGGCGGTGACACCCGGACGCAGCCCTTCCAGGATGCGGACCTTGCCGAT
Coding sequences:
- the arsM gene encoding arsenite methyltransferase; this encodes MKEHCDVEIRESIRTKYAETALSGKSGCGCGSGCGGPNSATSSEDLARMAGYATAEVQSVPEGANMGLGCGNPQAIAALRPGEVVVDLGSGGGFDCFLAARQVGETGRVIGVDMTPEMVEKARRNAVTAQCGNVSFRLGEIEYLPVPDGIADVVLSNCVVNLSTDKAQVFREAYRVLKPGGRLAISDIVATEELPETVRRDIKLHAACVAGAERIVVLEAMMREAGFRQVSIRPRPETKALLAAWLPGLNLENSLASASIEAVKA
- a CDS encoding rhodanese-like domain-containing protein; the encoded protein is MTIKRHIVLAIFFLLGLSSLALADVQNCDTETMKSVISENANNKNFVVIDVSPTVSYESSHLEGAISLPAESQNFEENIQKLDKNKSYLVYCHKMKWTPKAIEVMKRNGFENLFASAEGKEGWMKAGNSVVTQTANQLDTKSMKKFIAENKANDNFVILDVSPAPAFAQRHIDGAINMPANHPDFEKNIQMMDKSKTYLVYCFAGRWTPQAITFMKSNGFKNVIASSEGLSGWEQAGNNVVLGDAK
- a CDS encoding disulfide bond formation protein B encodes the protein MKISKFIVFCNLVWITVIMCVLLGSLYIQFFIGEQPCRLCTWQRMAMFIIVTLLLMNIKFGQRASHYGLIIIFSLFGASVSVRQILSYIMPGNPGFGPVVFGVHTYTWAFLVFMSCILASSLTLVMGAQKNHEETIVLSRYKKGFFGLAVGACLCFSVATLFQCGLNVCPAATEFNVTAQKVLSAEEACCPADKNK
- the sigZ gene encoding RNA polymerase sigma factor SigZ, which codes for MQEELEIMWIAHRDELRAFITRRVLCQAAVDDILQDVFLKTLSHLAQSHVTQPRGWLFAVARTTIADHYRGKRPTVELPPSLASASPDPSVGSPKEMGACLKPMIEALPEKMRAPLVMADYEGMRQREVASRLGISLAAVKSRVLRARLQMRRMIEDCCQLELDARGSITDFVVKPGGCSRWSAVGTEN
- a CDS encoding universal stress protein, with the protein product MKILLAYDNSDYAEVAMERAARLAQTLDAQLFVISVIPELSCSAAGFPEGYCETVNNAFAKECKELLDKACALLADKGIRAQSILEFGHPAGKILEAAETLDADLIVLGSRGTHGIERFLLGSVSSKVAAHAKCDVLIARKR